A genomic region of Arachis stenosperma cultivar V10309 chromosome 9, arast.V10309.gnm1.PFL2, whole genome shotgun sequence contains the following coding sequences:
- the LOC130951656 gene encoding protein FANTASTIC FOUR 1-like, translated as MTIFSLYLPILLSLSLPLSFLLHTFKKHFYSLFFHVFSAFKNSFKTSNRSSSRILARAITDPPPPPPPPPPPPPSKTVVVDEETDGNCKRTFCTESLGFESIEETLVDGEDKDQKITEKIEDLDVEDNRNDNRRELLRNSKAAAAAPSFPPPLSSLNQKGQASFALIPVRENGRLQLNKVRIKRPEILYASREHGRLKMFLVPDQCDDDLEDEEEEEEPQQEFKVEEEEDESTSLVSEEEEEEEGEDRVIVGDWKFNNNKIEGFMRCHHQLVNQSQNNNHHNHHHHNLNMYGVISIA; from the coding sequence ATGACGATATTTTCTTTGTACCTCCCTATTCTTCTTTCgctttctcttcctctttcttttcttcttcatacaTTCAAGAAGCATTTCTATTCTCTCTTCTTCCACGTTTTCAGCGCCTTCAAGAACAGTTTCAAGACTTCTAACCGATCCTCTTCGCGAATCTTGGCGCGGGCGATCACcgatcctcctcctcctcctcctcctcctcctcctcctccgccGTCGAAAACCGTGGTTGTTGACGAAGAAACCGATGGCAATTGCAAGCGGACGTTCTGCACCGAGAGTCTAGGGTTTGAGAGCATCGAGGAAACGCTAGTGGACGGTGAAGACAAAGATCAAAAGATAACGGAGAAGATCGAAGATCTTGATGTTGAGGATAATAGGAATGATAATAGAAGAGAGTTACTGAGGAATTCGAAGGCGGCAGCGGCTGCTCCGTCATTTCCTCCGCCGCTTTCTTCGTTGAACCAGAAGGGACAAGCAAGTTTCGCTCTTATTCCGGTGAGGGAGAATGGAAGGTTGCAACTCAACAAAGTGAGAATCAAAAGACCTGAGATTCTCTACGCTTCGAGAGAACACGGAAGGTTGAAGATGTTTCTTGTTCCAGATCAATGCGACGACGATCTcgaagacgaagaagaagaagaagaaccacaACAAGAATtcaaagtagaagaagaagaagatgaatcgaCATCGTTAGtatcagaagaagaagaagaagaagaaggagaagatagGGTTATTGTTGGGGATTGGAAGTTTAACAATAACAAAATTGAAGGGTTTATGAGGTGTCATCACCAATTGGTGAATCAAAGCCAAAATAATAatcatcataatcatcatcatcacaatCTCAACATGTATGGAGTGATCAGCATTGCATGA